ACGGAATTAGGTACCGACCTGCATTAACACGGCGGTTTCCAAGTCTAATTTTCGAGCTTCTGCTAGAGAAATGGTGTTCTTAGAGTTCAAAGGTTCCGAGTGAATACTTTCCAATTCCACTGCGGTCGATCTGACCATAGCACGTTCTCCTTTTAGTCTACTGATGTGCCTTCTGAGCCTTTGTTCATCTTCGACGCTCCACGTTACTTCAGATCTAAAGATAAAGAGTAATCCAGATAGATGGATGGATGGATGGATGGATGGAATCGCGCGAACAAATTGTCCTTACTCATCCGACAAGACTATGCTATCCTCCCACGGTGCATTTAGAGTGTTGGTACAGTCGTTTTccaatttattcaaaacatGATAGGCTACGTGCTCGGCTGCCCTTCGGTTATCGATCGTAGTACTGGTTCTTTCCGTTGACAAACCGATCTCGCTTTCCAACAAGGCTACGAGAACGTCGTAAGCTTCTATCGCGCGATCGCTGTAGGAAAGAGCTAGGCGTAACGCGGTAGCATTTGACTCGTACTTTCCTACCAGTAGGCTCAATCTGAGGGAGAAAAAAGATGTGCAGAAAACTGGGAGGCGTAGTTGATCGGTTGAGGCGTATGCAAGTTTGACGATACCTATCGCATTGCGCTTTGCTCTCGTGCAAAGTGAGCGCAAGAACAGCGTTGTTTGCTCGCGCGTGCTCTAGTCTGCTGTTCAGTCTCTCCGTTTCAACTTCGAATTGTCTCTCGGACCCGTTCAGTTCTTGAAGGTTCGAGTGCTCGAGCAAATCGGACACCAAGTGCTCTGCTACCATCGTGGAGCATACCTAACCGTGTTGTCGGTAATCGGAACCATTTTGACGAAAACCATTTTGATATTCTAGGCACGCGTGGATATGGAAACGATTAGGTACATACCCCCAAGTTGGTAATATCGGGTCCTGTGATATGCCTCTCGTCCGTTCTTCTGAGTCTCACCCTCTCGGCCATTTTCAGAACCGGAGCTTCCTCCCTCGTTACGCTCTTTGTCGGCGGTGTCTGTAGAGGTGGTAAGAGCGGCGAACAAGGTGCACTCAAAGGTTCTGGCGAGCTGGTGTTGCCCCTTGTCTGCAGCAATGGAAAGAGTACGGTGGCGTACATGGCGATGTTACGTCGAAAGTgtggttaaaaatatattttttgcgAAACTTTATTCTGGCTCGAACGTTCAATATTAACTCGTCGAATATCCTTGATATGTCTTTGATCCACCACTTTTTAAgttgaattatttgaatgGCACGGAAGATGGTCGATTCGTTGGTCGGAAAAATCGGCTCGTGAAatccaaagggttaacaagTTAAAGAATTAATCATCGGAAAATACTGTTGAAAAAGTTGtagaaatagaataaatacgATTGGTACCCACTCTTGGTTCTCTGCGAGGCGATTCGCTGTCAAGCTGGTGCTGCTTCTGACTGCTAGCCTGATTTTTACAACTAGCGAGTTGCGTTTGTAGGCTCGCAATTTCTGCTCGAAGAGCTGTGATCTCTTCCTGTAACGTAGCCACCGCCACGCTTTGGCACGAGGCTGCCTGATGCGTTGGCTCTGGGGTCGGCAACGCCGCCGGACTATCCAACTGTTCTCTCTCATTCTATCGATATAGTGGCATTTTTacaaagagaaatattaaCCGTTAACCGATTAACCAATTAAACTGTTTCTCAAAGTTTCGTACCTCGATAGCACGCGGCTCGATATCTTCGCAGCAGCTGGAATCGACGTCCGCTAAGGTACGATCTCCGTCACCATGGATATCGCCACCAGCTTCGCTCTCTTCGACCGGATTCGTGATCGAGCCCTCCGCATCTCTGCTCGTCTCTATTTCTACGAATCGTAAGACATGGCAACAAGGAAGACACAATGATTCGATGTTGAACCGAGGCTGCGATTCGCTCGCGAGTTATTGTATTTCATCGATCGAGTCGAATGTgcattgaaaattacaatataccGTAATTTAATTACGGTACGAATGTATGTTTGTGAAAAGGTAACAGCGATAAATATCACGTGGGAGTCTATAGCCGAGCAACTTTTCGAGCCgcgtaataaatttaaagaatcgGTGGTTCTCCATTACCGGACTCATCCTCCTCGGCGATAACGGTAGCTCGATGCCTTTCGAGCTGCCTGCCGAGCTCGGCGATCACAGAGTGCAACTCTGTAAGCCTTTCCTCGTGTCTCGCTGCTTGTTGGTCTGCTCTCTGTTCGGCTCTCGCTGCTTGGACCTCGGCTCGAACCAAAGCCGCTTCGACAGCTTCCCTTGCCCTGGTCGCCGTTATCAGTCTCGAGTTTAGCTCAGCTACCTCGGATCGCAGGGACGAGAGCGCGGCCGCGTGAAGCTGCAACCAAAACCATTACCCAATGGCTATATCTAAACAAATGTTCGCGATAGTCTAAACAAATTCACTttcttaattgaaatttcatcggATACGGCATCGTTATCGAGAACGTTCGAAACGATGCGACGAGTCGAACCGTGtcaatttcaacattttgtataacgtctattctgtgtttacatttggctcgagtcgagcgtcgaacgtagaaaaggacagagaaagagaaaaaaaaggtctGAGGAaacgagcgtcgaacgtagaaaaggacagagagtgaaagagaaagatgtCCGAGAGAATAGACGTGACTCATAGCGTAACGCTTTTTCGTCACACTTTTTACCAATATTAGGTGCCCTCCCCCGATCTATATAAAACACTTtggtgttaaaaaaaacagtatGTAGCTTAATTTTCCGTAAATGGTGACGGCCTCGGGGATGGACCCCCTTCTTATCGTCGGCCGGTCTTGATTAATTTCCGACGTATTCGGGACATTTCGAGCGCGAGCGCGAGCGCGAGCGCGAACGCGAGCGCGAACgcgagaaagagaagaaa
This portion of the Hylaeus volcanicus isolate JK05 chromosome 4, UHH_iyHylVolc1.0_haploid, whole genome shotgun sequence genome encodes:
- the LOC128875936 gene encoding colorectal mutant cancer protein isoform X2; its protein translation is MSQIADAESEAGSICDEERVRKLFQACDGDGDGFIDSQDLLTVCRELNLENSVEELMRELGADEHGRISYQEFLRRRLALRPEIEALRSGKHRTSPHHTHTPEYLPTSSDNSLGTVSGRHESWEFDSGARDLSPEPHTLQKLVEAAAGGTGNMLDLANKLHAAALSSLRSEVAELNSRLITATRAREAVEAALVRAEVQAARAEQRADQQAARHEERLTELHSVIAELGRQLERHRATVIAEEDESEIETSRDAEGSITNPVEESEAGGDIHGDGDRTLADVDSSCCEDIEPRAIENEREQLDSPAALPTPEPTHQAASCQSVAVATLQEEITALRAEIASLQTQLASCKNQASSQKQHQLDSESPRREPRTRGNTSSPEPLSAPCSPLLPPLQTPPTKSVTREEAPVLKMAERVRLRRTDERHITGPDITNLGVCSTMVAEHLVSDLLEHSNLQELNGSERQFEVETERLNSRLEHARANNAVLALTLHESKAQCDRLSLLVGKYESNATALRLALSYSDRAIEAYDVLVALLESEIGLSTERTSTTIDNRRAAEHVAYHVLNKLENDCTNTLNAPWEDSIVLSDESEVTWSVEDEQRLRRHISRLKGERAMVRSTAVELESIHSEPLNSKNTISLAEARKLDLETAVLMQELMAMREDKAELRARVFLLEKERATIELKLNARDTQIAAQHAAIEHLQGQLNDTEAMLAMASNKDRGLSDNESEGIESELIEALGREARLKERLQELVSTLDKVNKNSELRHQQSAELVNDLKRANGSLVQTLEKSKKKYQSRLKKLEQQMLGMVERHAAQAKMLKQRIALLEEESAGYKTSLPLQSQSSGASETSL
- the LOC128875936 gene encoding colorectal mutant cancer protein isoform X1, with amino-acid sequence MRMCLIRPFATTPTPTRRSLRILISSGIDIHDSILWLEQLTTTFLDRQVCANCDLVRMQLRSYGEKELRKSTRGNVAGFTVAANNGSADRLHRQRVQQQQQQQHRYCQRANKFSVQTNRVSNFGKEILETARRNDPIYVHCATTENEDAEKEEKEESKGLTRSRSWLCCPADRGSDTTVPIQVEINHRDKHRESLHAAALSSLRSEVAELNSRLITATRAREAVEAALVRAEVQAARAEQRADQQAARHEERLTELHSVIAELGRQLERHRATVIAEEDESEIETSRDAEGSITNPVEESEAGGDIHGDGDRTLADVDSSCCEDIEPRAIENEREQLDSPAALPTPEPTHQAASCQSVAVATLQEEITALRAEIASLQTQLASCKNQASSQKQHQLDSESPRREPRTRGNTSSPEPLSAPCSPLLPPLQTPPTKSVTREEAPVLKMAERVRLRRTDERHITGPDITNLGVCSTMVAEHLVSDLLEHSNLQELNGSERQFEVETERLNSRLEHARANNAVLALTLHESKAQCDRLSLLVGKYESNATALRLALSYSDRAIEAYDVLVALLESEIGLSTERTSTTIDNRRAAEHVAYHVLNKLENDCTNTLNAPWEDSIVLSDESEVTWSVEDEQRLRRHISRLKGERAMVRSTAVELESIHSEPLNSKNTISLAEARKLDLETAVLMQELMAMREDKAELRARVFLLEKERATIELKLNARDTQIAAQHAAIEHLQGQLNDTEAMLAMASNKDRGLSDNESEGIESELIEALGREARLKERLQELVSTLDKVNKNSELRHQQSAELVNDLKRANGSLVQTLEKSKKKYQSRLKKLEQQMLGMVERHAAQAKMLKQRIALLEEESAGYKTSLPLQSQSSGASETSL